TCAAATAAATTCCCCCCTTCTAAATAATCATAAGCTACTATATGAGAAAATATACTATCTCCTCTCAAATCAAAACAAAAAGGAGTTAAAGGTTTTATTTTAAAAACTAAAAGTTCCATTTTTTTAACTTTTCTTCAATTTCTCTCATTTTTTCTGTTATTTTTAATTCTAATTCCTCATCTTTAACATTTTCAAAAATTTCAAATTTTATTTTTCCATTTCCTCTACTACCACCTCCACCTAATGCATCGTTTTGTAAAAGTAATAATCCTAATTCTAATGTTTCTTTTAAAGGTAAATTTTTATCTTCATCAAATTCTCTTAATACAACTTCAAAATCAAACTCAACTCCGGCAGGAACTCTTTCTAAAAATCTTGGATTTGCAGTTATTTTTACTCTATTTATAGTATTTTCTGCTTTTTCTTCTGATAATTTAATTTTATCGTCTAAAAATAACTTTCTACTATCTTTTGTTAAAAAAGAATCTCTAAATATAGCCCTTGTAACTTTTAATCTATTTTTTATAGCTTTATTTCCAGCACTTTCTCCAAATAAAGTCACTATTAATACAGCTTTTTTCTTTATTAATTCATCACAATCTTTACAATCTTCTATAAACTCACTATCAATTACATTTCCAAGTTTTTTTTGTTTTTTAGAATTACTATGATTTTCATAAATTCTTTTTTGCTCTCTAATAAGACCAAAAGAGTGTTCAAGTAAACTTCTAATCTTTCCTTTTAAACTACTTCCAGGAATATATGGTTCTATAATTTTTTTCCCACT
This Caminibacter mediatlanticus TB-2 DNA region includes the following protein-coding sequences:
- the csm3 gene encoding type III-A CRISPR-associated RAMP protein Csm3: MINTKLRLITGLHIGGSDDTMAIGGIDSSVVKREVFVNEDGSINYDGSGKKIIEPYIPGSSLKGKIRSLLEHSFGLIREQKRIYENHSNSKKQKKLGNVIDSEFIEDCKDCDELIKKKAVLIVTLFGESAGNKAIKNRLKVTRAIFRDSFLTKDSRKLFLDDKIKLSEEKAENTINRVKITANPRFLERVPAGVEFDFEVVLREFDEDKNLPLKETLELGLLLLQNDALGGGGSRGNGKIKFEIFENVKDEELELKITEKMREIEEKLKKWNF